Proteins encoded together in one Ciona intestinalis chromosome 1, KH, whole genome shotgun sequence window:
- the LOC100183560 gene encoding uncharacterized protein LOC100183560, whose product MGDPLPNQSQTRAHKKNIGAVQALGKSVEQMRKDKKKSLQTIDQEVLDAHKFLEQVKTHTGYSVSFQDVFPAYEKQGVKNNLDIGAEKYRPTKSSLMRSEVKLRKAISEANFRMRSAEFFRKWDDVFQIDLALDDWFAKQQLEEENDVSDDDGGLWVIPVGSPAKM is encoded by the exons ATGGGCGACCCACTGCCAAATCAGTCTCAAACACGAGCTCATAAGAAGAATATTGGAGCCGTGCAAGCGCTGGGGAAGTCGGTTGAACAAATGAGGAAAGATAAGAAGAAGAGTTTGCAGACTATCGACCAAGAAGTGCTTGATGCTCACAAGTTTCTAG agCAAGTTAAAACGCACACCGGGTACAGCGTTTCTTTCCAGGACGTGTTTCCAGCATACGAAAAACAAGGAGTTAAAAATAATCTGGATATTGGTGCAGAGAAATATCGACCAACGAAAAGTTCGCTAATGAGATCCGAA GTCAAACTCCGCAAAGCGATCTCGGAAGCCAATTTCCGGATGAGAAGTGCTGAGTTCTTCAGAAAATGGGATGATGTTTTCCAGATCGACCTTGCACTTGATGATTGGTTTGCTAAGCAGCAGCTGGAAGAGGAAAACGATGTTTCAGATGACGATGGAGGACTCTGGGTGATCCCCGTTGGGAGCCCCGCAAAGATGTGA
- the LOC100181213 gene encoding neuronal calcium sensor 1-like: protein MGKSGSKLSAEDAQTLQTTTHFDKKEIQKWYRDFMKDCPNGYLKKEEFQKVYQQFFPKGNPSKFANFVFNVFDSDKDGFITFKEFISALSVTSRGNLDEKLDWAFNLYDLDHDGFITREEMLNIVDAIYSMVGNAMDLPEDENTPEKRVNKIFCQMDQNKDGKLTKDEFREGSKCDPYIVKALSAGLGGAESCPS, encoded by the exons ATGGGAAAGAGCGGCAGCAAACTGAGCGCAGAGGACGCGCAGACGTTGCAGACCACAACTCACt ttgaCAAGAAAGAAATACAGAAATGGTATCGAGACTTTATGAAGGATTGTCCCAACGGTTACTTGAAGAAGGAG GAATTTCAAAAGGTTTACCAGCAGTTCTTTCCCAAAGGAAATCCGTCAAAATTTGCAAATTTCGTTTTTAACGTTTTCGACTCTGACAAG GACGGCTTCATTacgttcaaagaatttatTTCTGCCCtttccgtgacgtcacgaggAAACCTGGACGAAAAGTTAGATT GGGCTTTCAATCTTTACGATCTTGATCATGACGGTTTTATTACAAGAGAAGAGATGTTAAACATAGTAGATGCCATCTACTCCATGGTG GGAAACGCTATGGACTTGCCGGAGGATGAGAACACACCTGAGAAGAGGGTTAACAAAATATTCTGTCAGATGGACCAG AACAAGGATGGCAAATTGACGAAAGATGAATTCCGAGAAGGCTCGAAATGCGATCCCTATATCGTGAAGGCGTTGTCTGCTGGACTAGGAGGGGCGGAAAGCTGCCCGTCGTGA